Proteins from a single region of Acetonema longum DSM 6540:
- a CDS encoding DUF190 domain-containing protein, protein MPKIASQAKRLRIYIGESDHWKRRALYQVIVEKARELDLAGATVFRGLMGYGANSRIHAASLLDLSADLPILVEIIDSEEYIAKLLPYLDEIVEEGMVTIDDIQVVKYGRKTPNR, encoded by the coding sequence ATGCCTAAAATCGCCAGCCAAGCCAAACGTTTGCGGATTTATATCGGAGAAAGCGACCACTGGAAACGGCGGGCACTGTATCAGGTCATTGTGGAAAAGGCCAGGGAACTTGATCTGGCCGGGGCTACCGTATTTCGGGGCCTTATGGGTTATGGCGCCAACAGCCGTATTCATGCAGCGTCCCTGCTGGATCTCTCTGCGGATCTACCGATATTGGTGGAAATTATCGACAGTGAGGAGTATATCGCTAAATTGCTGCCGTATCTGGATGAGATTGTGGAAGAGGGTATGGTCACCATCGATGACATACAGGTTGTCAAGTATGGGCGCAAAACACCGAACCGATAA
- a CDS encoding methyl-accepting chemotaxis protein, with protein MHINIRKQILLALSLIVLLFTGLLAYGYYQLEVIKAGYMGVILRSAPLVVEVKDVNGELRNQSSLVRAYLLTGEENYIVQYDQSRSRMDKTLDSLQTKLITPEGKQKTSDLKQVLAEYHSAADKAIHIGRTQGRDAAVKVIAEGASTAKAAETQMNDLVTFLSERMILRTDENDAMVGRVELTLLVWSLIVIILSIATGIRFSGRISRPLQALAAVAGEIAAGNLVPVNIKYKGQDEITVLILAFTKMSLNLRNILKGVTKAAEQLAASSEQLTASADQTAKASTQVAQTIESVASGATGQTRVVNQTETIVNDMTQAISHIARNSEQVLTKSHEASAAARVGNEAVNEATNQMSQIQNSVSHAAVVVEQLGANSNRIGTIVSAIQQIAGQTNLLALNAAIEAARAGEHGRGFAVVAEEVRKLAGQSQLAAKEISEIIQLIQTDTQTAVQAMQSGTDEVNRGITVITDTGERFRSIVTVIDALNGEIQEISTVAEELSASSGEVGHSVGNVKQIAVETAASTQTISAAAEEQTATMQEIASACTALARMAENMQNMVATFRF; from the coding sequence TTGCACATTAACATCAGAAAACAGATTCTACTGGCGTTAAGTCTTATTGTATTGCTATTTACCGGTCTTTTGGCATATGGTTACTATCAGTTGGAGGTCATCAAGGCAGGATACATGGGTGTGATTTTGAGAAGCGCCCCGCTAGTGGTAGAGGTGAAAGACGTCAACGGTGAGCTTCGCAATCAAAGTTCGCTGGTGCGGGCCTATCTCTTAACCGGGGAGGAGAACTACATAGTCCAATATGACCAATCCCGGTCCAGAATGGATAAAACCCTGGACAGTCTCCAGACCAAACTGATTACCCCCGAAGGTAAGCAAAAAACTTCCGACCTGAAGCAGGTTTTAGCCGAATATCATTCCGCAGCGGATAAGGCCATTCACATCGGCCGCACCCAGGGGCGAGACGCGGCGGTTAAAGTGATTGCCGAGGGTGCGTCAACGGCTAAGGCTGCCGAAACGCAAATGAATGATTTGGTAACCTTTTTAAGTGAGCGGATGATTCTGCGCACTGACGAGAATGACGCCATGGTCGGGCGGGTAGAATTGACACTGTTGGTTTGGAGCTTAATCGTCATCATTCTTTCTATTGCTACTGGCATAAGATTCTCCGGGAGAATATCCCGTCCGCTTCAGGCATTAGCCGCTGTTGCCGGTGAGATTGCCGCAGGCAACCTGGTACCGGTCAACATCAAATACAAGGGCCAGGATGAAATTACTGTCTTAATTCTGGCGTTTACCAAGATGAGTCTCAATTTGCGTAATATCCTGAAGGGGGTAACCAAAGCTGCCGAACAGCTGGCGGCATCCTCGGAGCAACTGACTGCCAGCGCCGATCAGACGGCTAAGGCATCCACTCAGGTGGCGCAAACTATCGAATCCGTCGCCAGCGGGGCGACAGGGCAGACTCGGGTTGTCAATCAAACTGAAACAATTGTAAATGATATGACCCAGGCGATTTCCCATATTGCCCGGAATTCTGAACAGGTGCTGACTAAATCCCATGAGGCTTCAGCCGCAGCCCGGGTGGGCAATGAGGCGGTGAATGAGGCTACGAACCAAATGAGCCAGATCCAAAATTCAGTGTCCCATGCCGCTGTCGTCGTAGAACAATTAGGCGCCAACTCCAACCGTATTGGCACAATTGTATCGGCTATTCAGCAAATAGCCGGGCAGACCAATCTTCTGGCCTTAAACGCCGCCATCGAGGCCGCCCGGGCTGGCGAACATGGCCGGGGCTTCGCAGTGGTAGCCGAAGAGGTCCGTAAACTGGCAGGCCAGTCGCAACTGGCGGCGAAAGAAATCTCAGAAATTATCCAACTGATTCAAACCGACACGCAAACAGCAGTTCAAGCCATGCAGTCGGGCACTGACGAGGTGAACCGGGGTATTACGGTAATTACGGACACCGGCGAAAGGTTCCGCAGCATTGTCACAGTAATCGATGCCCTGAACGGAGAAATCCAGGAAATCAGCACGGTCGCCGAGGAATTATCCGCCTCAAGCGGTGAGGTAGGCCATTCTGTTGGCAATGTAAAACAAATCGCCGTAGAAACGGCCGCGAGCACCCAGACAATTTCCGCCGCAGCCGAGGAGCAGACCGCCACCATGCAGGAAATCGCTTCTGCCTGCACCGCGCTTGCCCGTATGGCTGAAAATATGCAGAACATGGTCGCCACTTTCCGGTTTTAA